One genomic segment of Aliarcobacter cibarius includes these proteins:
- a CDS encoding NADH-quinone oxidoreductase subunit N — protein sequence MNEFILILPTLIVLVGALVLMLLSMYEKISTKTNIVATSLFLVLALVFSLINISSSYSVQAYEGFLHNVLTFDSFSNFFNTILILGTLLTVLIGESYFRNRDYFKGEFFSLILFALFGMMILTQSNELITAFIALEIASFAVYIMVGFNQDNSKRIEALFKYLVLGAFVGAFFLLGLVLVYGAVVSTSFTDIKVYIDNASVNDLVLVYIGLTLILFTFLFKIAAFPFQSWLLDVYQGAPMIVTAFMASTFKISIFAFFLRLIIDTISPIFDFWDGLLTIVVLVTLVIGTWLAITQEKVKRMLAASSIVHTGYILMAFVALTYENTQIANIDVSHSIMFYLLAYMLAALGSFGLISQINSKSVIRVTFSDFNGLAKQRPFYALMLTIFLLSLAGIPGTIGFIGKLYVFTETIKAGYILIAILAIIATIISIYYYFRLIAAMYFYDAKDECEIQNFNEKNISNYAVAFIAIATVIGGIGSAIIFFIPTLSIDTITNLTNIAIQSLFIK from the coding sequence ATGAATGAATTTATTTTAATTCTACCAACTTTAATAGTTTTAGTTGGGGCATTAGTACTTATGCTTTTAAGTATGTATGAAAAAATCTCTACAAAAACTAATATTGTTGCTACATCTTTATTTTTAGTTTTAGCTTTGGTATTTTCTTTAATCAATATAAGTTCAAGTTATTCAGTTCAGGCTTATGAAGGTTTTTTACATAACGTTTTAACATTTGATTCATTCTCAAATTTCTTCAACACAATACTAATTCTTGGAACACTTTTAACTGTTCTTATTGGTGAGAGTTATTTTAGAAATAGAGATTATTTTAAAGGTGAATTTTTCAGTTTAATTTTATTTGCTCTTTTTGGAATGATGATATTAACACAATCAAATGAATTAATTACTGCATTTATTGCTTTAGAAATTGCATCTTTTGCAGTTTACATTATGGTTGGATTTAATCAAGACAATTCAAAAAGAATTGAAGCATTATTTAAATATTTAGTTTTAGGAGCTTTTGTTGGAGCTTTCTTCCTTTTAGGATTAGTTTTAGTATATGGAGCTGTTGTTTCAACAAGTTTTACTGATATAAAAGTTTATATTGATAATGCAAGTGTAAATGATTTAGTTTTAGTTTATATTGGTTTAACTCTAATATTGTTTACCTTTCTATTCAAAATTGCAGCATTCCCATTTCAATCATGGTTGCTTGACGTTTATCAGGGTGCTCCAATGATTGTAACTGCATTTATGGCATCTACGTTTAAGATCTCTATTTTTGCATTTTTCCTTAGATTGATTATTGATACAATTTCACCAATCTTTGATTTCTGGGATGGTTTGTTAACTATTGTTGTTTTAGTAACTTTAGTTATAGGAACATGGCTTGCAATTACTCAAGAAAAAGTAAAAAGAATGTTAGCTGCTTCATCAATAGTTCATACAGGTTATATCCTTATGGCGTTTGTTGCACTAACATATGAAAATACTCAAATTGCTAACATTGATGTATCACATTCAATAATGTTCTATTTATTAGCTTACATGTTAGCTGCATTAGGTTCATTTGGTTTAATCTCTCAAATAAACTCAAAATCTGTAATTAGAGTTACATTTAGTGACTTTAATGGTTTAGCTAAACAAAGACCTTTTTATGCTCTGATGCTAACTATTTTCCTTTTATCACTTGCAGGAATTCCTGGAACTATAGGATTTATAGGGAAACTTTATGTATTTACTGAAACAATTAAAGCAGGTTACATTTTAATAGCTATTCTTGCAATTATTGCTACAATAATTTCAATTTATTACTATTTTAGACTTATTGCTGCTATGTATTTTTATGATGCTAAAGATGAATGTGAAATTCAAAATTTCAATGAAAAAAATATATCAAATTATGCTGTTGCATTTATAGCAATTGCTACAGTAATTGGAGGAATTGGAAGCGCTATTATATTCTTTATTCCAACGTTAAGTATTGATACAATTACTAATCTAACAAATATAGCTATACAGTCACTATTTATAAAATAG
- the nuoL gene encoding NADH-quinone oxidoreductase subunit L, which produces MSTNLLIWIILSPLIGAILNGALYFYNIKKRNIGELPFAIVGTLTPLISFLITLSLFLKMIEEKIIFKQHIFTWLNISSLNVDMAFLGDNLAIFMSMFVTFVGWLIHIYAVGYMKGDEGFGKFFAYFNLFLASMLILVLADNPVILFIGWEGVGVCSYLLIKFYYGDKNNVLAANKAFIVNRVGDFGFLLGIATLFFALGQVDLSFSSIEANLGNTTNGWLLLAGFLLFVGAMGKSAQIPLYTWLPDAMAGPTPISALIHAATMVTAGVYMVARFHFLYSGIEEIGTFIAYIGAFSALLAAIIATRQTDIKKILAYSTMSQLGYMFIAVGLGFYSTGLFHVFTHAFFKAMLFMGAGGVILAIHHEQNIFNIAKHRASLPIISTTFLIGVIAISGIPPFSGFFSKDAILAAAFQEGHYLIYGIALFTAFLTAFYMFRLYFIVFVTPNHHKKEYVYTSMTITIPLLILAIGAIGAGFLNFPSIFGGSHMVDSFLGNLNSKTITISHNTEYILMALSVLVASLGIFVAYKKYANFDLEKPELEVGFIGRKLYVDELYDLIFVRGLKSISKLFDKVIDDKIIDDTIMRISTGFVNVGKRVATIQNANVRFYAVFMLLGMTFAFIYLYISLGL; this is translated from the coding sequence ATGAGTACAAATTTACTTATTTGGATAATATTGTCTCCATTAATTGGTGCAATTTTAAATGGTGCTTTATATTTTTACAATATTAAAAAAAGAAATATTGGTGAATTACCTTTTGCAATTGTAGGAACACTAACTCCTTTAATATCTTTTTTAATAACTCTGTCTTTATTCTTAAAAATGATAGAAGAAAAAATAATATTTAAACAACATATTTTTACTTGGTTAAATATATCAAGCTTAAATGTTGATATGGCATTTTTAGGTGATAACTTAGCTATTTTTATGTCAATGTTTGTAACTTTTGTTGGTTGGTTAATTCATATTTATGCTGTTGGTTATATGAAAGGTGATGAAGGATTTGGTAAATTCTTTGCTTACTTTAACCTTTTTCTAGCATCTATGCTTATTCTTGTTTTAGCTGATAATCCTGTAATTTTATTTATTGGATGGGAAGGTGTTGGAGTTTGTTCATACCTTTTAATTAAGTTCTATTATGGAGACAAAAATAATGTTCTTGCTGCCAATAAAGCGTTTATTGTAAATAGAGTTGGAGATTTTGGATTTTTATTAGGAATTGCAACTCTATTTTTTGCTTTAGGACAAGTTGATTTATCTTTCTCTTCAATTGAAGCAAATTTAGGAAATACAACAAATGGTTGGTTACTTCTAGCTGGGTTCTTACTTTTTGTAGGAGCTATGGGAAAATCAGCACAAATTCCTTTATATACATGGCTTCCTGATGCAATGGCTGGACCAACACCTATTTCAGCATTAATTCACGCAGCTACAATGGTTACTGCTGGGGTTTATATGGTTGCAAGATTTCACTTTTTATATAGTGGAATTGAAGAAATAGGTACATTTATAGCTTATATTGGTGCTTTCTCTGCACTACTTGCAGCTATTATTGCAACAAGACAAACTGATATTAAAAAAATACTTGCTTATTCAACTATGAGTCAACTTGGTTATATGTTTATCGCTGTTGGATTAGGTTTTTATTCAACAGGATTATTCCATGTATTTACACATGCTTTCTTCAAAGCAATGTTATTCATGGGAGCTGGTGGAGTAATATTGGCAATTCACCATGAACAAAATATATTTAACATAGCAAAACATAGAGCAAGCCTTCCAATAATTTCAACTACATTCTTAATCGGTGTTATAGCAATTTCAGGAATACCTCCATTTTCTGGATTCTTCTCTAAAGATGCTATTTTAGCAGCTGCATTTCAAGAAGGACATTATTTAATATATGGTATTGCACTATTTACTGCTTTCTTAACAGCATTTTATATGTTTAGATTATACTTTATAGTATTTGTAACACCAAATCACCATAAGAAAGAATATGTTTATACAAGTATGACAATTACTATACCTTTGCTAATACTTGCTATTGGTGCTATTGGTGCAGGATTTTTAAACTTCCCATCAATTTTTGGAGGAAGTCATATGGTTGATAGTTTTCTTGGAAACTTAAACTCTAAAACAATAACTATTTCACATAACACAGAGTATATTTTAATGGCTCTTTCAGTTCTTGTTGCATCATTAGGAATTTTTGTTGCTTACAAAAAATATGCTAATTTTGATTTAGAAAAACCTGAACTAGAAGTTGGATTTATTGGAAGAAAACTGTATGTTGATGAACTTTATGATTTAATCTTTGTTAGAGGATTAAAATCTATATCTAAACTTTTTGACAAAGTTATCGACGATAAAATTATTGATGATACAATCATGAGAATATCGACTGGCTTTGTAAATGTAGGTAAAAGAGTTGCAACTATTCAAAATGCAAATGTAAGATTTTATGCTGTATTCATGCTTTTAGGTATGACTTTTGCCTTTATTTACCTATATATTTCATTAGGATTGTAA
- a CDS encoding complex I subunit 4 family protein, translated as MNQLILSFIIFLPAIVALGLMITTKEVKTVRNISFVTTTVVLALALKLFMDYEANSSMQFVVNTPWIESYGINYYLGLDGFSLTILMMIAILIPSSYLFLWEKENKSYFINMLLVQTGVTGALLSLDIVLFYFFWELMLIPIFLMIGMYGSGDKVATTLKVTIYTMAGSLFMLLAIFYLGMSYFNEFGSWSFAYNDLAKITSLDSSTKMWLFLAFLFAFAIKIPLFPVHTWIMATYKNAPTGAVFILSSIMAKLGIYAVIRFLIPIFPEEVALYSTELVAVGIFGMIYFGVAALTQEDVKRMFAYSSASHLSFIAAGVFSLTSYGLNGALYLIMAHAIATGALFLLVGNIQDQTGTKKIKELGGIAKKAPILTFIFAIMLFSNVGLPGTSGFVSEFLIIFGVFQFNIYLGIIAALSVIIGASYMLWMFQRAILQDRDESLGELKMKDLKIKEILALTPWIVLIFVMGFFPDIFTNIYEPTVSSYLQNILQIGATK; from the coding sequence ATGAATCAACTAATACTTTCATTTATTATATTTTTACCAGCTATCGTGGCTTTGGGATTAATGATAACAACAAAAGAGGTAAAGACAGTTAGAAATATCTCTTTTGTTACAACAACTGTTGTTTTAGCTTTAGCTTTAAAACTTTTTATGGATTATGAAGCTAATTCTTCAATGCAATTTGTTGTAAATACTCCTTGGATAGAAAGCTATGGAATAAATTACTATTTAGGACTTGATGGTTTCTCATTAACTATTCTTATGATGATTGCAATTTTAATTCCTTCTTCATACCTGTTCCTTTGGGAAAAAGAGAACAAGTCATATTTTATTAATATGCTTTTAGTTCAAACAGGAGTTACAGGTGCTTTATTGTCTTTAGACATTGTTCTGTTTTATTTCTTCTGGGAACTTATGCTTATTCCAATTTTCTTAATGATTGGTATGTATGGAAGTGGAGATAAAGTAGCTACAACTTTAAAAGTAACTATTTATACAATGGCGGGTTCATTATTTATGTTACTTGCAATTTTCTATCTTGGAATGAGCTACTTTAATGAGTTTGGTTCTTGGTCTTTTGCTTACAACGATTTAGCAAAAATAACTTCTTTAGATTCATCTACTAAAATGTGGTTATTTTTAGCATTTTTATTTGCTTTTGCAATTAAAATTCCGTTATTCCCTGTACACACTTGGATTATGGCAACATATAAAAATGCTCCAACAGGTGCTGTATTTATTTTATCTTCAATTATGGCAAAACTTGGAATTTATGCTGTAATTAGATTCTTAATACCTATATTTCCTGAAGAAGTAGCTTTATATTCAACAGAACTTGTAGCAGTTGGAATTTTTGGAATGATATATTTTGGAGTTGCTGCTTTAACACAAGAAGATGTTAAAAGAATGTTTGCATACTCTTCTGCATCTCACTTAAGTTTTATTGCAGCTGGGGTATTTTCTTTAACAAGTTATGGTTTAAATGGTGCTTTATATTTAATAATGGCTCACGCAATTGCAACAGGTGCACTATTTTTATTAGTTGGTAATATTCAAGACCAAACTGGAACTAAAAAAATTAAAGAGTTAGGGGGTATCGCTAAAAAAGCACCTATTCTGACATTTATTTTTGCAATTATGCTATTTTCAAATGTTGGACTACCAGGTACAAGTGGTTTCGTTTCAGAATTTTTAATTATCTTTGGTGTATTCCAATTTAATATTTATCTTGGAATTATTGCAGCTCTTTCTGTTATTATTGGAGCTTCTTATATGCTTTGGATGTTTCAAAGAGCTATTTTACAAGATAGAGATGAATCTCTTGGTGAATTAAAAATGAAAGATTTAAAAATAAAAGAAATTTTAGCTTTAACTCCATGGATAGTTTTAATATTTGTTATGGGATTTTTTCCAGATATTTTCACAAATATCTATGAGCCAACTGTAAGCTCATATTTACAAAACATTTTACAAATTGGAGCAACAAAATGA
- a CDS encoding citrate synthase: MAKNTMTFTDNRNGKAYEYNIIDGTRGPSVVDISTFYKDSGMFTFDPGYTSTAACESKITFIDGENSELKYRGIDIADLAGKHSFLDVSYLLMNGELPTAEVSKNLDLEIRHRSFVDEGIIRLFDALPDRAHPMATMGAATMALSAYYKDHLHLEDEEAFKTMQNRILAKMPTIAAMAYRNSIGTPLIYPDVDRYFTENFLYMLRAYPGGKMKHLADGSNQEITQIEVDALDAIFTLHADHEQNASTTTVRNVGSTQAHPYVAIASGISALWGSAHGGANEKVMDQLKMIGDVKNVPSYIAKAKDKNDPFRLMGFGHRVYKNRDPRAETLKGLQDKLRESLNLDSKLLDIAKAVEEAALSDNYFKERGLYPNIDFYSGVILTALKIPVEMFTPIFVIGRTPGWIAQWAELKRDPKHKIARPRQLYTGK, encoded by the coding sequence ATGGCAAAAAATACAATGACTTTTACTGACAATAGAAATGGTAAGGCATACGAATATAATATTATTGATGGTACAAGAGGACCAAGTGTTGTTGATATTTCAACTTTTTATAAAGATTCTGGAATGTTTACATTTGACCCAGGTTATACTTCGACTGCAGCTTGTGAATCAAAAATTACATTTATTGATGGTGAAAATTCAGAATTAAAATATAGAGGTATTGATATTGCTGATTTAGCTGGAAAACACTCTTTTTTAGATGTTTCTTACTTATTAATGAACGGTGAACTTCCAACAGCTGAAGTTTCTAAAAATTTAGATTTAGAAATTAGACATAGATCTTTTGTTGATGAAGGAATCATAAGACTTTTTGATGCATTACCAGATAGAGCTCATCCAATGGCAACTATGGGAGCTGCAACTATGGCACTTTCAGCTTACTATAAAGATCACTTACATTTAGAAGATGAAGAAGCATTCAAAACTATGCAAAATAGAATTCTTGCAAAAATGCCTACAATTGCTGCAATGGCATATAGAAATTCAATTGGAACTCCACTAATTTATCCAGATGTTGATAGATATTTCACTGAAAACTTCTTATATATGTTAAGAGCTTACCCAGGTGGAAAAATGAAACATTTGGCTGATGGTTCAAATCAAGAAATTACTCAAATTGAAGTTGATGCATTAGATGCAATTTTCACTTTACATGCAGACCATGAACAAAATGCTTCTACAACAACTGTAAGAAATGTTGGTTCAACTCAAGCTCACCCTTATGTTGCTATTGCTTCTGGTATCTCTGCTTTATGGGGATCAGCTCACGGTGGAGCAAATGAAAAAGTTATGGATCAATTAAAAATGATTGGTGATGTTAAAAATGTTCCTTCTTATATAGCAAAAGCTAAAGATAAAAATGATCCATTTAGATTAATGGGATTCGGTCACAGAGTTTATAAAAATAGAGATCCAAGAGCTGAAACATTAAAAGGTTTACAAGATAAATTAAGAGAATCTTTAAATCTAGATTCAAAACTTTTAGATATTGCTAAAGCAGTTGAAGAAGCAGCATTAAGTGATAATTATTTTAAAGAAAGAGGATTATATCCAAATATTGACTTCTATTCAGGAGTAATTTTAACAGCTCTTAAAATTCCAGTTGAAATGTTTACACCAATATTTGTTATTGGAAGAACTCCAGGATGGATTGCACAATGGGCAGAGTTAAAAAGAGATCCAAAACATAAAATTGCTAGACCAAGACAATTATATACAGGTAAATAA
- the nuoK gene encoding NADH-quinone oxidoreductase subunit NuoK has translation MISLTSYAFVSMMLFSIGAIGVIARKNIFVIYMSIEMMLNGINLFLVTFARYHFNIDPQIITIIVISIAAAEAAIFLSVIILLFRSKKSLDTDLFTSLAQGEKK, from the coding sequence ATGATATCACTTACTTCTTATGCCTTTGTTTCAATGATGCTTTTTTCTATTGGAGCGATTGGAGTAATTGCAAGAAAAAATATCTTTGTAATTTATATGTCAATAGAAATGATGCTAAATGGAATAAATCTTTTTTTAGTAACATTTGCTAGATACCATTTTAATATAGATCCACAAATTATAACTATTATTGTAATATCTATTGCTGCTGCTGAAGCTGCGATTTTTTTATCTGTAATTATTCTTTTATTTAGATCTAAAAAATCTTTAGATACTGATTTATTCACATCTCTTGCACAAGGAGAGAAAAAATGA
- a CDS encoding 2Fe-2S iron-sulfur cluster-binding protein: MAETVSITINGIQFQAKKGSLLIDKLIDENIHIPHFCYHQALGKDGNCRMCMVEIDGQKRPQIACDTPIKDGMIVRTKGEKIEKVRKDILELELINHPIDCPTCDQAGECKLQDYYMESGFYASRVNLDAKNEARKRVDLGSNVMLDEERCVLCLRCVRFCKDITKTAELGVVSRTDHSTIGTFPGRPLNNPYAMNVVDLCPVGALTSKDFRFKQRVWFLQSFEAICNGCSKGCNISIDHRKEKYKDDMIYRFRPRTNKAVNGWFICDYGRLSHHNESTNRFETALIDKNETNLSNAIINIFKELSSSQNILILLSPNLSYEEIVNVKTLASKLNIKVSGYSPNTFDESFADEWLKKADKSANRTSFKELEIDESKEFFEKSLNEAKTVFIVENSYFEENLKLIENKKVISLFSHHCLTIGNSNIAVPVASFYEKSGTYINCDGIKQKVVSKIEKNNPMPTITTIIEDIKSMIEKGTI; the protein is encoded by the coding sequence ATGGCCGAAACAGTTAGTATTACGATTAATGGTATTCAATTTCAAGCAAAAAAAGGTAGTTTGTTAATTGATAAATTAATAGATGAAAATATTCATATTCCCCATTTTTGTTATCACCAAGCACTGGGGAAAGATGGAAATTGTAGAATGTGTATGGTTGAAATCGATGGTCAGAAAAGACCTCAAATTGCATGTGACACACCTATAAAAGATGGAATGATTGTACGAACAAAAGGTGAAAAGATTGAAAAAGTAAGAAAAGACATCTTAGAACTTGAACTAATTAATCATCCAATTGATTGTCCGACTTGTGACCAAGCTGGTGAGTGTAAACTACAAGATTACTATATGGAATCTGGGTTTTACGCGTCAAGAGTAAATCTTGATGCTAAAAATGAAGCTAGAAAAAGAGTTGATTTAGGCTCAAATGTAATGCTTGATGAAGAAAGATGTGTTTTATGTCTTAGATGTGTAAGATTTTGTAAAGACATTACAAAAACTGCAGAGTTAGGTGTAGTTTCAAGAACAGATCACTCTACAATTGGGACATTCCCTGGTAGACCTCTAAATAATCCTTATGCTATGAATGTAGTTGATTTATGCCCTGTTGGAGCATTAACAAGTAAAGACTTTAGATTTAAACAAAGAGTTTGGTTTTTACAAAGTTTTGAAGCTATTTGTAATGGCTGTTCAAAAGGTTGTAACATAAGTATAGATCATAGAAAAGAAAAATATAAAGATGATATGATTTACAGATTTAGACCTAGAACAAACAAAGCAGTAAATGGATGGTTCATTTGTGATTATGGAAGATTATCACATCATAATGAATCAACAAACAGATTTGAAACTGCGTTAATAGATAAAAATGAAACAAATCTTTCTAACGCTATTATCAATATCTTCAAAGAATTGTCATCTTCTCAAAATATATTAATACTTTTAAGTCCTAATTTATCTTATGAAGAGATAGTAAATGTAAAAACATTGGCAAGCAAATTAAATATAAAAGTTAGTGGCTATTCTCCAAATACTTTTGATGAATCTTTTGCTGATGAGTGGTTAAAAAAAGCTGATAAATCTGCAAATAGAACATCATTTAAAGAACTTGAAATTGATGAATCAAAAGAGTTCTTTGAAAAATCTTTAAATGAAGCTAAAACTGTTTTTATAGTAGAAAATAGTTATTTTGAAGAGAATTTAAAATTGATAGAAAATAAAAAAGTAATATCACTATTTTCACATCACTGTTTAACTATTGGAAATTCAAATATTGCTGTTCCTGTTGCTTCATTTTATGAAAAAAGTGGAACTTATATAAACTGTGATGGAATTAAACAAAAAGTTGTTTCAAAAATTGAGAAAAATAATCCTATGCCTACAATCACAACAATAATTGAAGATATAAAATCAATGATTGAAAAAGGAACTATATGA
- a CDS encoding NuoI/complex I 23 kDa subunit family protein produces the protein MAIKVVPRYGKSFKDKLYLPAIAGGMKTTFKHFFKNLRDVESLNTLQYPEVQPTDITERYRGVHRLTKHDDGTEKCVACFMCATACPAECIFIEAEERFDGVDEKRPKEFKIDLLECVFCGYCVEACPCDAIRMDTGIFSFTASSREEFVLDKKALMKNERSKDFE, from the coding sequence ATGGCAATAAAAGTAGTACCAAGATACGGAAAATCATTTAAAGACAAGTTATATCTTCCAGCAATTGCTGGAGGTATGAAAACAACTTTCAAGCATTTCTTTAAAAATCTAAGAGATGTTGAAAGTTTAAATACTTTACAATATCCAGAAGTTCAACCAACAGACATAACAGAAAGATACAGAGGAGTACATAGACTTACTAAGCACGATGATGGAACTGAAAAATGTGTTGCCTGCTTTATGTGTGCAACTGCATGTCCTGCGGAATGTATTTTTATTGAAGCTGAAGAGAGATTTGATGGTGTTGATGAAAAAAGACCAAAAGAGTTTAAAATTGATCTTTTAGAGTGTGTTTTCTGTGGATATTGTGTTGAAGCTTGTCCATGTGATGCAATAAGAATGGATACTGGAATTTTTTCATTTACAGCTTCAAGTAGAGAAGAGTTTGTACTAGATAAAAAAGCTCTTATGAAAAATGAGAGATCAAAGGATTTTGAATGA
- a CDS encoding complex I subunit 1/NuoH family protein, producing the protein MSNLVIIIVNIALSVILAVGLTPLWVWWERRIAGFIQDRSGPNRCNIGVFRLGGLIQSIADMLKLIFKEDFVPSHIKNKFFFAIAPVIVFFCSFLTFAVIPYADVFVYDGTSHTMQAIPNHLGIMWFIAFAGLSVYGIILGGYSSGNKYGLLGSIRASAQVISYEVAMGLAIISMIISYGSIHLTDMVNAQAGTYLGVIPMWGVFIQPIAAIIFIVCAFAETNRAPFDLAEGESEIVAGYHTEYSAMKFGLFQVGEYAAMSASSAIIVTLFFGGYQIPWMDTATIKANINYVILAILIVLPILVYLFTGWMKKNNKAIGNDKSREKETKILTVTFWALAIGISALLISFLTTGLGENGINIVTAALQIGTFLIKFFMMAFVFMWVRWTVLRFRYDQLQMLGWKILIPLALLNIVVTAIFVVVKGS; encoded by the coding sequence ATGAGCAATTTAGTTATAATTATAGTAAATATTGCCCTGTCTGTTATATTAGCTGTCGGCTTAACACCTCTTTGGGTATGGTGGGAGAGAAGAATAGCTGGTTTTATTCAAGATAGAAGCGGACCAAATAGATGTAATATTGGTGTATTTAGACTTGGTGGACTAATTCAAAGTATAGCTGATATGCTAAAACTTATATTTAAAGAGGATTTTGTTCCTTCACATATTAAAAATAAATTCTTTTTTGCAATTGCTCCAGTAATAGTATTTTTTTGCTCTTTTTTAACTTTTGCAGTTATTCCTTATGCTGATGTTTTTGTTTACGATGGAACTTCACATACGATGCAAGCTATTCCAAATCATCTTGGAATTATGTGGTTTATTGCATTTGCGGGTCTTAGTGTATATGGTATTATCTTAGGTGGTTATTCATCTGGAAATAAATATGGTCTTTTAGGTTCTATTAGAGCCTCAGCACAAGTTATATCATATGAAGTTGCTATGGGATTAGCAATTATCTCTATGATTATATCATATGGTTCAATTCATTTAACAGATATGGTAAATGCACAAGCTGGAACTTATCTTGGTGTTATTCCAATGTGGGGTGTATTTATTCAACCAATCGCAGCAATTATATTCATAGTTTGTGCTTTTGCAGAAACAAATAGAGCACCTTTTGACTTAGCAGAAGGTGAAAGTGAGATTGTTGCAGGATATCACACTGAGTATAGTGCTATGAAGTTTGGTCTTTTCCAAGTTGGTGAATATGCAGCAATGAGTGCTTCAAGTGCTATTATTGTTACTCTATTCTTTGGTGGTTATCAAATACCATGGATGGATACAGCAACTATTAAAGCCAACATCAATTACGTTATTTTAGCTATATTAATAGTACTTCCAATTTTAGTATATTTATTTACAGGTTGGATGAAAAAAAATAACAAAGCAATTGGTAACGACAAAAGTAGAGAAAAAGAGACAAAAATTTTAACTGTTACATTTTGGGCATTAGCAATTGGTATTTCTGCTTTATTAATATCTTTCTTAACAACTGGTTTAGGAGAGAATGGTATCAATATTGTAACTGCTGCTTTACAAATAGGAACTTTTTTAATTAAGTTTTTTATGATGGCATTCGTTTTTATGTGGGTTAGATGGACAGTTTTAAGATTTAGATATGACCAACTACAAATGTTAGGATGGAAAATTTTAATACCACTAGCATTATTAAATATTGTTGTAACTGCAATATTTGTAGTTGTAAAAGGAAGTTAA
- a CDS encoding NADH-quinone oxidoreductase subunit J family protein: MIANIIFLALAFFAISGAIAMIVYKNPMFSALGVLISMLSVAGMFALLNATFLFLIQIIVYAGAIMTLILFILMFLNINEEDLPNEPHKYRLITISAIIMLPLNILVLKAVSLLPEKDLSPLETTFGDLKPLGITLYDNWIVAVELISILLLIALVGSVVLAKKRKTKIIDKED, from the coding sequence ATGATAGCAAATATTATTTTTTTAGCTCTTGCTTTTTTTGCAATAAGTGGTGCAATAGCAATGATTGTTTATAAAAATCCTATGTTTAGTGCATTAGGTGTTTTAATTTCAATGCTAAGTGTTGCGGGAATGTTTGCACTTTTAAATGCAACTTTTCTATTTTTAATACAAATAATAGTTTATGCTGGTGCGATTATGACTCTTATTTTATTCATTCTAATGTTTTTGAACATAAATGAAGAAGATTTACCAAATGAGCCACATAAATATAGATTGATTACTATTAGTGCAATTATTATGCTTCCTCTAAATATTTTAGTTTTAAAAGCTGTATCCCTACTACCTGAAAAAGATTTATCACCACTTGAAACAACTTTTGGAGATTTAAAACCACTTGGAATTACACTGTATGATAACTGGATTGTTGCAGTTGAATTAATATCTATACTTCTTTTAATAGCCCTAGTAGGTTCAGTAGTACTTGCTAAAAAAAGAAAAACTAAAATTATAGATAAGGAGGACTAA